In a genomic window of Cyclopterus lumpus isolate fCycLum1 chromosome 13, fCycLum1.pri, whole genome shotgun sequence:
- the numbl gene encoding LOW QUALITY PROTEIN: numb-like protein (The sequence of the model RefSeq protein was modified relative to this genomic sequence to represent the inferred CDS: deleted 2 bases in 1 codon), translating into MSSCVEMGEAIELSTREHVTPEMNKLRQSLRRKKPTYVPEASRPHQWQADEEAVRKGKCNFPVRYLGLVEVEESRGMHVCEEAVKKLKVSGKKTVKAVLWVSADGLRVVDDKTKDLIVDQTIEKVSFCAPDRNYDKAFSYICRDGTTRRWMCHCFMALKDSGERLSHAVGCAFAACLERKQRREKECGVTASFDASRTSFVREGSFRSNPSCQQSCSGERDDKLQDKKKEQPSAVPALPPGTASPPEGAASPMERPEPGGPHAIPRRHAPIEQLVRQGSFRGFPALSQKNSPFKRQLSLRLNDLPSTLQRKTDYQDKNPVPEMDMGLPCEEDCGINALCSQINSSFTDPSEELFSNPPLPANGPPTCTVPPALPPPPAPVQGTSSWGQPDPPLHSPPPVSVAMQMQMQIQMQMGHRRTPSEAERWLEEVSKAVKAQQTPPPGPAIPIIPGPPSVSSQQMSSQAVISAAPVSTVPLPLGTMSKHLLSGPSALSSHVPMPLPPMSISSVPLIPGPPVSGPPMSLPSMSIPTMSGPSMTGVSMMQPSLPGPPGSLPSSMQPFPLAFDTTPAPVGMFSSQSVQPAFVHMQTYMPGLASSMTYPNASVPVVGITPSQMVANVFCTATCSSGAGGAMSSALGGPKVGAFGAVGQHHPYPGVPSAVAPGGFSTPPFSPTLPLSTAINGLPPHGSSAMALQNGISNSGGSWPPEGSQLTAPAASVSQDDDRFEAKWAALEAKPPPQHPGNKAPAAAANPFSNNLQKTFEIEL; encoded by the exons TACCAGGGAGCACGTGACCCCGGAGATGAACAAGCTCCGTCAGAGCCTGCGGAGGAAGAAGCCCACCTACGTGCCGGAGGCCAGCAGACCGCATCAGTGGCAGGCTGACGAGGAGGCTGTACGCAAGGGCAAATGTAACTTCCCCGTCCGG TACCTGGGGTTGGTCGAGGTGGAGGAGTCGAGGGGGATGCACGTGTGCGAGGAGGCGGTGAAGAAGCTCAAAGTT AGTGGCAAAAAGACCGTGAAGGCCGTGCTGTGGGTTTCAGCCGATGGACTCCGGGTGGTGGACGACAAAACTAAG gaCCTCATCGTGGACCAGACCATAGAGAAGGTCTCGTTCTGCGCCCCCGATCGCAACTACGACAAGGCCTTCTCTTACATCTGCCGGGACGGCACGACCCGGCGGTGGATGTGCCACTGCTTCATGGCTCTCAAGGACTCG GGGGAGAGGCTCAGCCACGCGGTCGGCTGCGCCTTCGCCGCCTGTCTGGAGAGGAAGCAGCGGCGGGAGAAGGAGTGCGGCGTGACGGCGTCCTTCGACGCCAGTCGCACCTCCTTCGTGCGCGAGGGCTCCTTCCGCTCCAACCCGTCCTGCCAGCAGAGCTGCAGCGGCGAGCGAGATGACAAGCTGCAGGACAAGAAGAAAG AACAACCATCCGCCGTCCCGGCCCTCCCGCCCGGAACCGCGTCCCCGCCCGAGGGAGCGGCGTCCCCCATGGAGCGCCCGGAGCCCGGCGGGCCTCACGCCATCCCTCGCCGCCACGCGCCCATCGAGCAGCTGGTGCGCCAGGGCTCGTTCCGCGGGTTCCCGGCCCTCAGCCAGAAGAACTCTCCCTTCAAGAGGCAGCTGTCGCTCCGCCTCAACGACCTGCCGTCCACGCTGCAACGCAAGACCGACTACCAGGACAAGAACCCTG TACCAGAGATGGATATGGGGTTGCCGTGTGAGGAAGACTGTGGCATCAACGCCCTGTGTAGCCAGATCAACAGCTCCTTCACCGATCCATCGGAGGAGCTCTTCTCCAACCCTCCTTTGCCTGCAAATGGCCCGCCGACCTGCACGGTGCCCCCTGCCCTGCCTCCACCACCTGCACCAGTGCAGG GCACTTCTTCCTGGGGCCAGCCGGATCCTCCGCTCCACTCCCCTCCTCCCGTTTCCGTGGCGATGCAGATGCAGATGCAGATACAGATGCAGATGGGACACAGGCGCACGCCCTCCGAGGCCGAGAGATGGCTGGAGGAGGTGTCCAAGGCTGTCAAGGCTCAACAGACTCCTCCCCCGGGCCCCGCCATCCCCATCATCCCTGGGCCGCCCTCCGTGTCGAGTCAGCAGATGTCGAGTCAGGCGGTCATATCAGCTGCCCCAGTGTCCACGGTCCCGTTGCCCCTCGGCACCATGTCCAAACATCTCCTGTCGGGCCCCTCTGCTCTCTCAAGTCATGTGCCGATGCCCCTCCCACCCATGTCAATATCATCAGTTCCTCTAATACCAGGCCCCCCAGTGTCGGGCCCCCCGATGTCTCTACCTTCCATGTCCATTCCCACGATGTCCGGTCCGAGCATGACTGGGGTCTCCATGATGCAGCCCTCCCTCCCCGGGCCCCCCGGATCCCTTCCGAGCTCCATGCAACCCTTCCCCTTGGCTTTTGATACCACCCCGGCTCCCGTGGGAATGTTCTCCAGCCAGTCCGTCCAACCGGCATTCGTGCACATGCAGACCTACATGCCGGGCCTGGCCAGCAGCATGACATATCCCAATGCCAGCGTCCCTGTCGTCGGCATCACACCATCGCAAATGGTGGCCAACGTCTTCTGCACCGCCACATGCTCGTCTGGTGCAGGCGGAGCCATGAGCTCGGCCTTAGGAGGACCCAAAGTGGGGGCATTCGGAGCAGTCGGGCAGCACCATCCTTACCCGGGAGTACCCAGTGCAGTC GCACCCGGAGGGTTTTCCACACCGCCGTTCTCCCCCACTCTGCCGTTATCAACCGCCATCAATGGCCTCCCGCCGCACGGCAGCTCCGCGATGGCCCTCCAGAACGGGATCAGCAACAGCGGCGGCAGCTGGCCGCCGGAGGGCAGCCAGCTCACGGCCCCGGCAGCCAGCGTTTCCCAAGACGACGATCGCTTCGAGGCCAAGTGGGCGGCGCTGGAGGCCAAACCGCCGCCTCAGCACCCGGGGAACAAGGCACCGGCTGCGGCAGCCAACCCGTTTTCCAACAATCTTCAAAAGACTTTTGAGATTGAGCTTTAA